In Microbulbifer elongatus, the DNA window GTGTCTGCGACCAGCTGGATTCCACCAATGCGCAGGTGCTCGCGGCACTCGATAGCGGGCAGGGGCACGGCCTGGTGGTGCTCGCTGAGCAACAGACCGCAGGGCGTGGCCGGCGGGGGCGCCAGTGGCTCAGCCCGTTTGCTGCCGGGGTCAGTCTCTCTATCGGCTGGCAGTTCAGTGGCGGTGTGCAGCGGCTGGAAGGGTTGAGCCTGGCAGTGGGGGTGGCGCTGGCCCGGGCTCTGGCCCGATTCGATGTACCTGACGTCCGCCTGAAGTGGCCCAATGATGTGTGGTGCCGTGGGCGCAAGCTCGCTGGTGTATTACTGGAGTTGAATGGTGATCTGACGGATCGCTGTGGGGTGGTCGTGGGCGTTGGCCTGAATATGCGTCTGCCGGAGTCGGCAACCGAAGCCATCGGGCAGCCGTGGATCGATCTGGATCGTGTGCGCCCGGGTATTTCCCGCAATCTTCTGGTCGCAGCCATGCTGGATGAACTGGTGCCAATGCTGGCCGCTTATCCGGAAACCGGGTTCGCCCCCTGGCGCAGTCCCTGGATGGCGCTGGATCAGTTCGCAGACGCCGAGGTGTGCGTGCATGCCGCGCAGCAGCGCTGGTGCGGTGTGGCGCGCGGGGTCGACAATAGTGGCGCGCTACTGCTGGAGATCGACGGTCAGCCGCGGGTATTTCATGGCGGCGAGGTCTCGTTGCGCCCGGTATCCGGCGGCGCCTGTGGCGGGGAAAAGCTGTGACGGGCCTCATTCTGGAGCTCGACCAGGGAAATACCCGTGGCAAGTGGCGATTGGTGCGCAGTACCGAGGGCGGTCCTGTGGATATCATTGCGCGGGGTGTTTTTGCTCCGGGGTCATGGTGGCAGCGGGAACTGCCTGCCAGCTGGCGGCAGAACCGCCCGCTGCGGATTCGCTGCAGTAACGTGGCAGGGGCGCAGGTGGGGGCGGCGATAGACGGCCGGCTGCGCACGGCGCTCGGGATTCCTGTGGAATTTGCGCGGGTGACACCGCAGAGTGCGGGGGTCTGCTGTGGATATGCGGATGTCTCCCGCCTGGGGGTGGACCGCTGGCTGGCGGTACTTGCGGCCCACGGCCGGGCAACCGCCCCGGCGTTGATAATGGATTGCGGGAGTGCCGTCACCCTGGACCTGCTGGGTCATGAGGGGCAGCACCTCGGCGGGTATATCGTGCCTGGTCTGGGTTTGATGCGCCGGGCGTTGTTCAGTGACACGGATGCGGTAAAGGTGCCGGAGTCCTTTGCCGAGGGAATGTCGCTGGCACCAGGGCGCCATACGGATGATGCGGTCAATCGCGGGCTGCCGCTGATGGTGCTGGGGGCAATGGAGCGCGCGCAGGAAGTGCTGCGGAATCAGTTGCAGTCGCAAACAAAACCCGGGGAGCCCCGACCCCGCGAGCCGCTGCGCACCCTGGTCACCGGTGGTGACGGCGCATTGATTGCCTCCTTGTGCCGGCATCCGGTGGAACTGGTGGAAGACCTGGTAATGGAAGGGCTTTCCTATGCAACGGTGGCCGCGCTGGATTGATGTGGCCCGCAAGGCACCCGGAGTAAGTCACATTGTTGTCAACGTTCTCTTAAGCCAATAAAACTTGTATGCGCTGGATATTTTTTTTGCTGCTGATCGCGAACCTCGGGCTTTTCGGGTGGTTCCTGAACAAGGACCAGGCTCCCGCTGCCAGGGTTACCGCGGTGGCGACGGATGTTGGGGTCAACACCATATCTCTGGTCAGTGAGGTGGATTCCGCTGAGCTTGAGGCTGTCGCCCCGCCCCCCGAGCCGTCGCCGCCGGAGGTGGCGGCTGGTGCTCAAACCCGGGCGGCGCCCCTGTGTACTCTGGTAGGGCCTTTTGAAAAGGCGTACCAGGGTGAAGACGTGGCGCAGCGCCTGCAGGCGCTGCAGGTGGATGCGGTGCTGCGGGATGTGGAGATGCAGGGGCAGATGCGCTATTGGGTTTACCTGGCACCTCTGAATTCTACGCGCGAGGCCTTTCGCAAGCTGCGTGAGCTGCAGGCGGCGGGTATCGACAGCTACGTGATCCCGAAGGGGTCGCTGGAAAATGGCATCTCCTTCGGCATCTTCTCCGAGCTGGCGAGGGCGCAATCCCTCGCCAGAGAATTGCGCGAGCGCGGGTTTGCCGCGGAATTTCGCGAGGAGCCGCAAACTTATCTCGAGCGCTGGGTCGTGCTCACCAATGAGGACCCTGTATCCGCGGTGGGTGCAGGTGAGCAGATTGGCGACGAGTTCTGGCAGCAATTACAGCTCGACTACCCGGATATCGAGCGGCGTCAGAATCTGTGCAGTGA includes these proteins:
- the birA gene encoding bifunctional biotin--[acetyl-CoA-carboxylase] ligase/biotin operon repressor BirA, producing MSLQQHATLGALRPLLEQLADGEVHSGETLGEVLGVSRAAVWKQLQKLEAFGLQIESVKGRGYRLPGGLDLLDPEQIRAALAPVAVEQLAQLSVCDQLDSTNAQVLAALDSGQGHGLVVLAEQQTAGRGRRGRQWLSPFAAGVSLSIGWQFSGGVQRLEGLSLAVGVALARALARFDVPDVRLKWPNDVWCRGRKLAGVLLELNGDLTDRCGVVVGVGLNMRLPESATEAIGQPWIDLDRVRPGISRNLLVAAMLDELVPMLAAYPETGFAPWRSPWMALDQFADAEVCVHAAQQRWCGVARGVDNSGALLLEIDGQPRVFHGGEVSLRPVSGGACGGEKL
- a CDS encoding type III pantothenate kinase gives rise to the protein MTGLILELDQGNTRGKWRLVRSTEGGPVDIIARGVFAPGSWWQRELPASWRQNRPLRIRCSNVAGAQVGAAIDGRLRTALGIPVEFARVTPQSAGVCCGYADVSRLGVDRWLAVLAAHGRATAPALIMDCGSAVTLDLLGHEGQHLGGYIVPGLGLMRRALFSDTDAVKVPESFAEGMSLAPGRHTDDAVNRGLPLMVLGAMERAQEVLRNQLQSQTKPGEPRPREPLRTLVTGGDGALIASLCRHPVELVEDLVMEGLSYATVAALD
- a CDS encoding SPOR domain-containing protein, which gives rise to MRWIFFLLLIANLGLFGWFLNKDQAPAARVTAVATDVGVNTISLVSEVDSAELEAVAPPPEPSPPEVAAGAQTRAAPLCTLVGPFEKAYQGEDVAQRLQALQVDAVLRDVEMQGQMRYWVYLAPLNSTREAFRKLRELQAAGIDSYVIPKGSLENGISFGIFSELARAQSLARELRERGFAAEFREEPQTYLERWVVLTNEDPVSAVGAGEQIGDEFWQQLQLDYPDIERRQNLCSEIRQDSADR